The Nitrospiria bacterium genomic interval GCGGGATGCATCCCGCCCCTACAATGCATATCATCCATGAAATTCAACCCCGACATTCACCACCGACGTTCCGTTCGATTAAAGGGATTCGATTACGCCCGGCCAGGCGCGTATTTTGTGACGATATGCACGTACAAGAAAGAAATGTATTTTGAGGATTCACGATTAGCGCAAATTGCCCGGCTGGTTTGGGACACGATTCCTGACCACCATCCTATCGTTCGGATAGATGAATTTGTGGTAATGCCAAACCATGTCCACGGGATAATATGGTTGTCCGATGGACGTAGGGGCAGGATCTATCCTGCCCAAATAACACCAACAGGCCAGGACCCCGTGTATGACGCAGTGAACCTGGGCGGGACGCATCCCGCCCCTACAAAAATTAAACGGACATCCCTACCTGTGGTCGTTCAGAATTTCAAGGCGGAAGTAACACGGCAGATAAGAAACAGAACACGGACATACTTTGCCTGGCAACGCAACTACCACGAGCATGTTGTCCGTACCGAGGACGAATTAAATCGAATACGACAGTATATCCGTGACAATCCATTGAACTGGGAAACAGACGAGGAAAATCCGAACAGTAAAACAGACGTGTAAGGGCCATTCATGAATTGCCCCTACCATCAATGTTTACGTAGGGGCGCCATGCATGGCGCCCTAAAAACCGGGTGGAATGCATCCCGCCCCTACCTATGCAGGACCGGGTTTGTCTGGCTTCGCCGGGCCGGCGGCCTGCCCGTCCGACAGGCGGGCCTTCTCGACGGCCAGTCGGTAGAGCTTCTCGTATTCCCGGGCCGAGCGGTCCCAGGAGAAGTCGGCCGCCATTCCGGCCCGCATCATCCGGTACCAGAGATCCTTTTCCCGGAACAGTTTGAGGGCCAGCCGCACCGTGGTGAGGAGCGCGTGCGAATTCGCCGCCTCGAACACGAACCCGTCCGCCTTTCCCTCCGATAGGTTCGACGGCGTCGCGTCGACGACGGTGTCGGCCAGACCGCCGGTCTTCCGCACCAGGGGAACCGTGCCGTACCGCAGGCTGTACATCTGGTTCAGCCCGCAGGGTTCATACCGGGAGGGCATGAGAAACAGGTCCGACCCGGCCTCGATCCGGTGGGCCAGGGGCTCGTCAAAAGCAAGATGCACCGATAGCTTTTCGGGATGCCGGCGCATCGCCTGCTTGAGCGCCTGCTGAATCTCCGGCTCGCCGGAACCGAGGACGACGAGCTGGAGATTGATCTGCATCAATTCCTCCAGCACCTCGAGCACCAGGTCCATTCCCTTCTGAGACGCGAGACGGGTGATCATCCCGATCAGCGGAACGTCCTTCACGGGCAGACGACATTCCTTTTGCAGCGCTTCCTTGCAGATCCGTTTCCCCTTCAGGTTCCGGACGTCGTAGGTTTGAGGGAGATGCGCGTCATGGCTCGGATCCCATTCCCGGTCATCCACGCCGTTGACGATTCCGAAGAGGTCCGACCGGCGGCCCTGGAGCACCCCTTCCAGACCGCAGCCGAACTCGGGCGTCTGGATTTCCCGGCTGTAGGTGGGGCTGACCGTGTTGAGGACGTCGGCAAACAACAGCCCCGCCTTCATCGGGTTCACCTGGCCGTAGAACTCCAGCGTGTCGGGCGTGAAATATTTGGCGGGAAGGCCCAGCCGGCCGAACTCGCCGCCGGGAGACAGCCCCTGGTAGCCGAGGTTGTGGATCGTGAACAGCGCGCCGGTTTTCCGGTAAAGCGGATCGGAGAGATAAAAGACGCGCCGGTAGACGAAGAGCAGCGCCGTCTGCCAGTCGTTGCCGTGCAGAACGTCGGGCGGCCAGTTCAGCCGCTTCGGGACTTCCAGCACGGCCCGGCCAAAGGCCGCGAAGCGTTCCAAATTGTCGGGATAGTCCTTCCCCTTTTCCTGGTACAGCCCCGCTCGTCCGAACAGACCCTCGTGCGATAGGAACAAAACCTCGACGGGGTTCTCGGGCAAACCGGCGGCCCAAAGCATGAAGGGATAGTCCTTCCCCGCCAGCCGGACCGTGAACCCGCCGCGGGATCGAAGTTCCCACCGTTTTTCATCCACCGAGGCATAACGGGGCATGACGACCTTGACCTCGTGCCCCGACCGGGCCAGCGCCGCCGGAAGCGCGCCGGCCACGTCGGCCAGGCCGCCGGTCTTGGCAAAGGGGACGACCTCCGATGCGGCATAGAGGATCCGCACTATTCCTCCAAGTCCAGTTCCCGAAGGAATTTCGCGGCCTCTTCCGGCGGGGTCGGGTTGATGTAGAAACCCGTCCCCCGCTCGAAGCCCGCCAGGTGAGTCAAGCGGGGCATGATCTCCATGTGCCAGTGATAGTAATCCTCGTCGTGATACGATTGATTGAACGGCGCGCTGTGAATGATGAAATTGTACGGAGGCGTGTTCAGGGCCTTGTTCTGACGCTTCAAGGCATCGCCCAGGATCCGTGAGAGCGCTTCGAAATCGTTCTTCTGTGGATCCTCAAAATACGGGTTGTGGATTTTGGGCAGGATCCAGTTCTCGAAAGGAAAGCGGGCGGCGTACGGAGCGATGCAGACATATTGGTCGTTCTCGCTGACCAGACGGACCTTGGAAGCCAGCTCCTGCCGGATGATGTCGCAAAAGATGCAGCGCTCCTTGAAGTCGTAGTACTCCTTCGCCCCCCGCAGCTCTTCGATCACGTTTCGGGGAACGATGGGCAGCGCGATGAGCTGGGAATGGCTGTGCTCGACGCTGGCCCCGGCCGATTCGCCGTAGTTCTTGAACAGCAGGATGAACCGGAACCGCTTGTCCCGCTTTAAGTCCAGGGTCCGGTCGCGAAAGCTCCAGAGGACGTCCTCGACCTGCTTGGCCGTCAGGGTGGCCAGGGTCTGTTTGTGATCCGGGGACTCGATGATCACCTCGTGCGCCCCCACCCCGTTCATCTTGTCGTAAATCCCTTCGCCCTCACGATTCAGTCCGCCTTCGATGCGAAGGGCCGGAAACTTGTTCGGAATGACCCGGACCCTCCATCCGGGACTGTTCGGCTTCGAGCCCTCCGGGCGGTAGGCCAGGATCTCGGGAGGCGTCTTGTCCTCGTTGCCGGAACAGAAGGCGCAGAAGCGGGGCTCGACTCCCGCCGCGGGGGCCGCGGGGCGATAGTCGTTGGATCGTTTGCCGCGTTCGGTGGCGATGATCACCCACCGGCCGACAATCGGGTCTTTTCTCAGTTCAGGCATGTCGGTGAACTCCTTGGGTTTGCGTCCCGGTCTTTCATGATGGACGACGCGGGTCGGGACTCTCCCGACCGTCGACGACTTCGTTCATCGGTCGACGATCTCCAACTGGATGCGCCCTGTCCGACCGTCCCGCAACAGAGCCGAAAGCGGCCAGAATCCGACGACGCAGGAGCCCTGGTAGTTGGATTCCATCCCCTCCTCCGACTGCGAGATCGTCTCGACCGGAAACCGCCACACACGCGCCGCCGGCGTGAACCCGAGCCGGATCTCGATCCCCTGCCATTCATCCACCAGGTGGACCTCCGACACCTCCTCGACGACGCCCGCGCTGCGAAGTTGCGTCTCCTCCACGATCTTTCCGGGAAAGCGGTAATACCGCTTCGGATCGGACCCGGCCAGCAGCGTCAGGTTCAGCTCGACGCCCCAAAAGAAATCACCGGGAGGAACATGGATTGTAGGGGCGGCCCCCCGTGGCCGCCCGGATGATCTTGGATCGTGAAAACCATAGTTCACCTCAAGCCGGGCCTCGGACGCCCAAAGCGTGTACTCTTTTCGGACGGCCAGGGACAGATCGCCCGCCGTCCCGTCGCGGTGGAACGAGACAAGCGCCTTCTCTTCGTCGGCCTCCGTGCGGACCGTGTCATAGGGCTGATCCGAAAACCCGCCGAGATCCTCGTATTGGGAGGCTTCAAAGCGGGCCGGCGTCGTGTCGGACCGGATGAGATGGTCGCGGAAGGACCATCGGGGATAGCGATCATACACCGGCTTCCGGTTCGCGGCCGAGGCTTTCACGACGGCGAGATCGTGGATGGACGGGATGCCGTCGGCCGACGGGGCGGCGGCCCCGGCCGGCGTCTTCAGTTTTTGGTGATAGGCCTCCGGCCGGCGCATGGGCAGATGCGTCAGGCAGACGGCCTTCGGGCGGTAATCGATCTCGATCGCCGTGGCGCCGTCCGCGGGCTTGAGATAAAGATTCATCCGGGATGTTTCCGCCAGGATCTCCGGATGTCCGTCCCGGTCCAGGTCCGTCTCGGTCAGACGGACGCGCGTCGCGCCCGGACGCGCGTCGAGGAGGTTCTCGGCCCGGATCAGGTGCTGATGGACGGCATGGCGCAGGTAATTCAAATAATACCCGCCGAAGAGACCGTGCCAGTAGGCGTCGTTTCCCTGCGCCCGGTAGAGTTCGCCCCGGGCCTCGGCCAGGCGTTTCGGCTCGGGCCGGCCCGGGGTCTCCTTGGAAAAAATCCGGTCGCTCACGTACTGGGCCTTCTTGTGCATCAAATTGATTTCGGGATATTTCACGAGGAAATAATTCCAGAAGCCGCCGCGCAGGAAACCCCGGGCCGCCTCGCCCAGGCCCGCGGCCTCCAGCCGCCGGACAAGGTCCTCCCGTTCCAGGATCGCCTCGGCGGGCAGGGCCCATTCCATCATCTCTTCGTAGGACGCGGTGGGCAGATAGATCCGTCCGGTCGGCGGGTTCCGGCCCAGGTAGTCGCCGAAGGTCGTCGTCGTGATCCAGCCTTGGTTTTGTTCCAGAAGGCCGAAGAAGCGCTTGAGCCAGCCCTGATCGTACACCCAGCGATAGGTCCCCGGCCAGAGGCCGAACTTCTCGCCGTCGTCGGCGTACGTGATCCCGACCGGGCCCCGCCGGCTCAATTGATCCAGATAATCGATCGTCTCCTCCGGCGGACGGAAGGGGATGAGATAGCGCAGCCGCTTGCTGATCGGGAAGATGGAAAGCGGGGTCCCCTCGCGCTCGGTCAGATAATACCCGTGCAGGCTTTCGGGCTTGAGACCGACCGACTGAAAATGGGTGTCGTCCACCAGGGTGTAGGCCACGCCGCTCGCGCCCAGCAGACCGGGAAGCGACGGCTCCCAGACCCGCTCGGTCAGCCAGAGCCCCCGGGCGTCGGCCCCCAGGCGCCGCTTCAGGTAACGGGTCAACATCGCGATCTGTCCCGCCGCGTCCCGGGCCGGGATCGCGGCCAGGATGGGCTCGTAGTATCCGCCGGTCAGGAGCTCCACCCGGCCCTCCTCCACCCGCTTTCGGAGCGCGTCGAGAAATGCAGGCTCGTGCCGCTCCATCCAGTCCAGCAAGGGCCCGCTGAAATGCAGCGAGATCCGGAGGGACGGATGCTCGTCCAGCCGGTCCATGAACGGCCGGTAGCACCGGTCGTGGGCCTCCCGGAACACCTGCTCGAAGTTTCCCACCGGCTGGTGATTGTGCATCCCGAGCAGCAGGGTGATCCGTTTCATCAAACGCTCCACATCACCTGTTCAAAATCCTGGTCGGGCACGTCCAGCGTGAGGTACCCGTTGGGGGGATAGGTCTCGACCACGTTCCCCTGTTCCCTTATCTCGACAATAAAATGATACCGTTTCCCGGGCTTCCAGCCGAGCAAAGCGAAGGGCACGGCCAGTTCGATGATGGGCCCCATCATCAGGGTCGTCACCTCTCCCAGCGGCTCGTAGCGAATTCCGTCGGCGCTTCGGAGCACGGCGAACCGCGGGCGGTCGGAAAA includes:
- a CDS encoding transposase — its product is AGCIPPLQCISSMKFNPDIHHRRSVRLKGFDYARPGAYFVTICTYKKEMYFEDSRLAQIARLVWDTIPDHHPIVRIDEFVVMPNHVHGIIWLSDGRRGRIYPAQITPTGQDPVYDAVNLGGTHPAPTKIKRTSLPVVVQNFKAEVTRQIRNRTRTYFAWQRNYHEHVVRTEDELNRIRQYIRDNPLNWETDEENPNSKTDV
- the glgA gene encoding glycogen synthase GlgA, producing MRILYAASEVVPFAKTGGLADVAGALPAALARSGHEVKVVMPRYASVDEKRWELRSRGGFTVRLAGKDYPFMLWAAGLPENPVEVLFLSHEGLFGRAGLYQEKGKDYPDNLERFAAFGRAVLEVPKRLNWPPDVLHGNDWQTALLFVYRRVFYLSDPLYRKTGALFTIHNLGYQGLSPGGEFGRLGLPAKYFTPDTLEFYGQVNPMKAGLLFADVLNTVSPTYSREIQTPEFGCGLEGVLQGRRSDLFGIVNGVDDREWDPSHDAHLPQTYDVRNLKGKRICKEALQKECRLPVKDVPLIGMITRLASQKGMDLVLEVLEELMQINLQLVVLGSGEPEIQQALKQAMRRHPEKLSVHLAFDEPLAHRIEAGSDLFLMPSRYEPCGLNQMYSLRYGTVPLVRKTGGLADTVVDATPSNLSEGKADGFVFEAANSHALLTTVRLALKLFREKDLWYRMMRAGMAADFSWDRSAREYEKLYRLAVEKARLSDGQAAGPAKPDKPGPA
- the galT gene encoding galactose-1-phosphate uridylyltransferase; the protein is MPELRKDPIVGRWVIIATERGKRSNDYRPAAPAAGVEPRFCAFCSGNEDKTPPEILAYRPEGSKPNSPGWRVRVIPNKFPALRIEGGLNREGEGIYDKMNGVGAHEVIIESPDHKQTLATLTAKQVEDVLWSFRDRTLDLKRDKRFRFILLFKNYGESAGASVEHSHSQLIALPIVPRNVIEELRGAKEYYDFKERCIFCDIIRQELASKVRLVSENDQYVCIAPYAARFPFENWILPKIHNPYFEDPQKNDFEALSRILGDALKRQNKALNTPPYNFIIHSAPFNQSYHDEDYYHWHMEIMPRLTHLAGFERGTGFYINPTPPEEAAKFLRELDLEE
- a CDS encoding alpha-amylase/4-alpha-glucanotransferase domain-containing protein; this encodes MKRITLLLGMHNHQPVGNFEQVFREAHDRCYRPFMDRLDEHPSLRISLHFSGPLLDWMERHEPAFLDALRKRVEEGRVELLTGGYYEPILAAIPARDAAGQIAMLTRYLKRRLGADARGLWLTERVWEPSLPGLLGASGVAYTLVDDTHFQSVGLKPESLHGYYLTEREGTPLSIFPISKRLRYLIPFRPPEETIDYLDQLSRRGPVGITYADDGEKFGLWPGTYRWVYDQGWLKRFFGLLEQNQGWITTTTFGDYLGRNPPTGRIYLPTASYEEMMEWALPAEAILEREDLVRRLEAAGLGEAARGFLRGGFWNYFLVKYPEINLMHKKAQYVSDRIFSKETPGRPEPKRLAEARGELYRAQGNDAYWHGLFGGYYLNYLRHAVHQHLIRAENLLDARPGATRVRLTETDLDRDGHPEILAETSRMNLYLKPADGATAIEIDYRPKAVCLTHLPMRRPEAYHQKLKTPAGAAAPSADGIPSIHDLAVVKASAANRKPVYDRYPRWSFRDHLIRSDTTPARFEASQYEDLGGFSDQPYDTVRTEADEEKALVSFHRDGTAGDLSLAVRKEYTLWASEARLEVNYGFHDPRSSGRPRGAAPTIHVPPGDFFWGVELNLTLLAGSDPKRYYRFPGKIVEETQLRSAGVVEEVSEVHLVDEWQGIEIRLGFTPAARVWRFPVETISQSEEGMESNYQGSCVVGFWPLSALLRDGRTGRIQLEIVDR